From a region of the Streptomyces venezuelae genome:
- a CDS encoding NAD(P)-dependent oxidoreductase — protein MTTLTLLHPGAMGAPLASWAVANGHQVLWVADGRGPTTRERADRAGLCARPGLADALRASDIVLSVCPPHAAEDVARSVAELGYGGLYVEANAISPARLDAIRSLLGPNPVLDGAIIGPPPVDGKEARLYLSGPEEHQLLVRGVFEGTGVKVRDAGPRPGSASALKMAFGGYQKAARTLAAVAHALADDHGVGDLLADEARTMPGAILADRAYIPSVAARAWRWAPEMREVAETLQAADLPPQLARAAAEVMGRWDGDKDRGDLTPREALDHLHGTSTHGR, from the coding sequence TTGACGACCCTGACGTTGCTGCACCCCGGAGCGATGGGCGCCCCGCTCGCCTCCTGGGCCGTCGCCAACGGCCATCAGGTCCTGTGGGTGGCCGACGGCCGGGGCCCCACGACCCGCGAGCGCGCCGACCGGGCCGGCCTCTGCGCCCGGCCCGGCCTCGCGGACGCGTTGCGTGCCAGCGACATCGTCCTGTCCGTCTGCCCGCCGCACGCCGCCGAAGACGTGGCCCGCTCCGTGGCCGAGCTCGGCTACGGCGGCCTCTACGTGGAGGCCAACGCCATCAGCCCCGCACGCCTGGACGCCATCAGGTCCCTCCTCGGCCCGAACCCGGTCCTGGACGGCGCGATCATCGGCCCGCCGCCCGTCGACGGCAAGGAGGCCCGGCTCTACCTGTCCGGCCCCGAAGAACACCAGCTGCTCGTGCGGGGGGTCTTCGAGGGCACCGGGGTGAAGGTCCGCGACGCGGGCCCCCGGCCCGGATCCGCCTCGGCCCTGAAGATGGCGTTCGGCGGCTACCAGAAGGCAGCCCGCACCCTGGCTGCCGTCGCCCACGCGCTGGCGGACGACCACGGCGTCGGCGACCTGCTCGCGGACGAGGCCCGTACGATGCCCGGAGCCATCCTCGCCGACCGCGCGTACATCCCCAGTGTGGCCGCCAGGGCCTGGCGCTGGGCCCCGGAAATGCGCGAGGTCGCCGAAACCCTGCAGGCGGCCGACCTGCCGCCGCAGCTCGCCCGGGCCGCGGCCGAGGTCATGGGGCGCTGGGACGGGGACAAGGACAGGGGCGACCTCACGCCGCGCGAGGCACTCGACCACCTCCACGGCACCTCCACCCACGGGCGGTAG
- a CDS encoding NUDIX domain-containing protein codes for MSGGTRHTVPVDVHLVLRRDGGGGPQVLLSRRAGPVYATGMWHLPSGHLDPGENMVEAVIREAYEETGVVIATEDVTAAVTVHHHPPTGSRSRLGVFFEVRRWSGQPRIMEPDRCDGMDWYPLDALPAPMVAYCRAGLDAYRAERPAAVHFQQPQDTVAYVPDGPDRTRLLTGPPGGGDELPRQLRLFAEHAVGPLARVADVSWARTGSRVWRLTGTGGGTWYLKRHRGARFHHREVAAYRTWVPALGAHAPRLVAAGTMAQAVVVTALEGRALHGMVLDPASEARVQHGLGRLAAALHRSAPEQPGVPSPAAGKVERHLEAARPYLADGDEGLVLALARTYGDLPSPLLVPTHGDLQYRNVLLTGDGELRLFDFERSEYATATRDMVRLSHTWDGRPDLRTAFLDGYGRGLTPDEELRLDCESAFDALSGIAYGTTHDDPEVTERGVRTLLRLRRAGRP; via the coding sequence GTGAGCGGCGGGACCCGGCACACGGTGCCGGTCGACGTCCACCTCGTCCTGCGCCGCGACGGCGGGGGCGGCCCGCAGGTGCTGCTGTCCCGGCGCGCGGGACCGGTCTACGCGACGGGCATGTGGCACCTTCCCTCCGGTCATCTCGACCCGGGCGAGAACATGGTGGAGGCGGTGATCCGCGAGGCCTACGAGGAGACCGGCGTCGTCATCGCGACGGAGGACGTGACCGCGGCCGTCACCGTGCACCACCACCCGCCCACGGGCTCCCGTAGCCGCCTCGGTGTGTTCTTCGAGGTACGCAGGTGGTCGGGGCAGCCCCGGATCATGGAACCCGACCGCTGTGACGGCATGGACTGGTACCCGCTGGATGCCCTTCCGGCGCCGATGGTGGCCTACTGCCGGGCCGGGCTGGACGCGTACCGCGCCGAACGGCCCGCAGCCGTCCACTTCCAGCAGCCACAGGACACCGTCGCGTACGTGCCGGACGGCCCCGACCGGACCCGTCTCCTCACCGGCCCACCCGGTGGGGGCGACGAACTGCCCCGGCAGTTGCGGCTGTTCGCCGAACACGCAGTCGGACCGCTCGCGCGGGTGGCCGACGTGTCCTGGGCCCGCACCGGCAGCCGGGTGTGGCGCCTGACCGGCACCGGCGGCGGCACCTGGTACCTCAAGCGGCACCGGGGTGCGAGGTTCCACCACCGCGAGGTGGCCGCGTACCGGACGTGGGTGCCCGCGCTCGGCGCGCACGCACCCCGTCTGGTGGCGGCCGGGACGATGGCGCAGGCAGTCGTCGTCACCGCGCTGGAGGGGCGCGCGCTGCACGGGATGGTCCTCGACCCCGCGTCCGAGGCACGCGTCCAGCACGGTCTCGGGCGCCTCGCCGCCGCCCTGCACCGGAGCGCCCCGGAGCAGCCCGGCGTCCCTTCCCCGGCCGCGGGCAAGGTGGAACGCCACCTGGAGGCGGCCCGACCGTACCTGGCCGACGGGGACGAGGGCCTGGTCCTCGCCCTGGCCCGCACGTACGGGGACCTGCCGTCGCCCCTCCTCGTACCCACGCACGGGGACCTCCAGTACCGCAACGTCCTCCTCACCGGGGACGGCGAGCTCCGGCTGTTCGACTTCGAGCGCTCGGAGTACGCCACCGCCACCCGCGACATGGTGCGCCTGAGCCACACCTGGGACGGGCGGCCCGACCTGCGCACCGCCTTCCTCGACGGGTACGGCAGGGGGCTCACCCCCGACGAGGAACTCCGCCTGGACTGCGAGAGCGCCTTCGACGCGCTGTCGGGCATCGCGTACGGCACGACGCACGACGACCCGGAGGTCACCGAACGCGGGGTGCGCACCCTGCTCCGCCTCCGCCGGGCGGGCCGCCCGTGA
- a CDS encoding ATP-binding cassette domain-containing protein: MSQDPTAGSGTAGVSESERLLFGGELAYDIGWDQHEGAWLKLGLWTMARQLPRLVGTGVRLANLADARALRVVLASEAGRGIVQAVGLVAVNSVLGHVLADGSTNERLTRAVPSLVLVAVTAFVGSLLRSASTAATGALEPKVQRVATEQYLGLVHRTELSAIEDDEFHRLLDAARYGADSARRMIRYCTNTLNAGVSLIAAAGVLTVLHPLLLPLLVLMTLPSAWSSLMISRQKYVSFHAFVQHARAGHLLGQLLTQKEAAAEVRIHRVGPFLLGHFRTMAETSEREQTRLARRAARIGLAADGASGIATLLTYGALGLLLWGGAMDLAVAGTAVLAIRSGAASLDTLVLQITELYQESLFVADFERLCREAQARAIPTGGRPLPERLREIRFEKVTFTYPGSSGTSPEPTLHEVSLAFPTGKIIALVGENGSGKSTLVKLLSGLYLPDEGGGTIWWDDVDAGTADRDQVFARVALMSQDFYHWPFTYRVNVGIGQPGRSIDDDAVEAASAFSGADRVLADLPRGLGTLLARGYRGGHQISGGQWQRIGIARAAYRQAEILIVDEPTSALDAVAEQRVFDQIRALAADTGRTIVLITHRLHSVRHADLIHVLKDGRVAESGTFEELMNPATGTGDFRGAYQVQAAAFDAAIPAQPAGGHDSLSAEDLA; encoded by the coding sequence GTGAGCCAGGACCCGACGGCCGGATCCGGCACCGCGGGGGTGTCGGAGTCCGAGCGGCTCCTCTTCGGCGGCGAGCTCGCCTACGACATCGGCTGGGACCAGCACGAGGGCGCCTGGCTGAAGCTCGGGCTCTGGACCATGGCCCGTCAGCTGCCGCGTCTGGTGGGGACCGGAGTGCGGCTCGCGAACCTGGCCGATGCCCGGGCCCTGCGCGTGGTCCTGGCCTCCGAGGCCGGTCGCGGCATCGTCCAGGCGGTCGGCCTGGTCGCCGTCAACAGCGTGCTCGGCCACGTCCTCGCCGACGGCAGCACCAACGAGCGCCTCACCCGGGCGGTGCCGTCCCTCGTGCTCGTGGCCGTCACCGCGTTCGTCGGGTCGCTGCTGCGCTCGGCGTCGACGGCGGCCACCGGCGCCCTGGAGCCGAAGGTGCAACGGGTGGCCACCGAGCAGTACCTGGGCCTGGTGCACCGGACGGAGCTCTCGGCGATCGAGGACGACGAGTTCCACCGGCTCCTGGACGCGGCCCGGTACGGTGCCGACTCCGCCCGGCGCATGATCCGCTACTGCACCAACACCCTGAACGCGGGCGTGTCCCTGATCGCCGCCGCCGGCGTGCTGACCGTCCTGCACCCGCTGCTGCTGCCGTTGCTCGTGCTGATGACCCTGCCGAGCGCGTGGAGTTCGCTGATGATCTCCCGTCAGAAGTACGTCTCCTTCCACGCCTTCGTCCAGCACGCGCGGGCCGGGCACCTGCTCGGTCAGCTGCTGACCCAGAAGGAGGCGGCGGCGGAGGTCCGCATCCACCGCGTCGGCCCGTTCCTGCTGGGCCACTTCCGGACCATGGCCGAGACCAGCGAACGCGAGCAGACCCGGCTGGCCCGCCGGGCCGCGCGCATCGGTCTCGCCGCTGACGGCGCGAGCGGCATCGCCACCCTGCTCACCTACGGCGCGCTGGGACTGCTGCTGTGGGGCGGTGCCATGGATCTCGCGGTGGCGGGCACGGCCGTCCTCGCCATCCGCAGCGGCGCCGCCAGTCTGGACACGCTCGTGCTGCAGATCACCGAGCTGTACCAGGAGAGCCTGTTCGTCGCCGACTTCGAGCGGCTGTGCCGGGAGGCGCAAGCGCGGGCCATCCCGACCGGCGGGCGGCCGCTGCCCGAGCGGCTGCGGGAGATCCGGTTCGAGAAGGTCACCTTCACCTACCCCGGCAGCAGCGGTACTTCACCGGAGCCGACCCTGCACGAGGTCAGCCTGGCCTTCCCGACAGGCAAGATCATCGCGCTGGTGGGTGAGAACGGCTCCGGGAAGTCCACGCTGGTCAAGCTGCTGTCCGGCCTGTACCTGCCCGACGAGGGCGGCGGGACGATCTGGTGGGACGACGTCGACGCGGGCACCGCAGACCGCGATCAGGTCTTCGCCAGGGTGGCGCTGATGTCGCAGGACTTCTACCACTGGCCGTTCACCTACCGGGTGAACGTCGGCATCGGCCAGCCGGGTCGGAGCATCGACGACGACGCCGTCGAGGCGGCTTCCGCATTCTCCGGAGCCGACCGGGTCCTCGCGGACCTGCCGCGCGGGCTCGGCACCCTCCTGGCACGCGGCTACCGCGGCGGTCACCAGATCTCCGGCGGCCAGTGGCAGCGCATCGGGATCGCCCGGGCCGCGTACCGGCAGGCCGAGATCCTGATCGTCGACGAGCCCACCAGCGCCCTCGACGCGGTCGCGGAGCAGCGGGTCTTCGACCAGATCCGGGCCCTGGCCGCCGACACCGGCCGGACGATCGTGCTGATCACCCACCGCCTGCACTCCGTGCGTCACGCCGACCTCATCCATGTGCTCAAGGACGGCCGGGTCGCGGAGTCGGGCACCTTCGAGGAGCTGATGAACCCGGCGACCGGCACGGGGGACTTCCGCGGCGCCTACCAGGTCCAGGCAGCGGCCTTCGATGCCGCGATCCCGGCGCAGCCCGCCGGGGGCCATGACTCGCTGTCCGCCGAGGACCTCGCATGA
- a CDS encoding NUDIX domain-containing protein, whose amino-acid sequence MSPTRSHIHALVAAYLDRHPAEAPLLAPLLRALDDCGDPTSRATLPGHVTCSAVVVDRRRRVLHVRHNATGKLLAPGGHVEAGDRTLLEAALREVHEEAGIPPGALCATAGYGAQPFDIDVHDIDANPSKGEGAHQHYDFRFVLTLVHDDAEITVQAEEVSAAEWLAFDEVGSPTLRTKLCASALDGRIEPVNASALIHDGHGRYLLHRSDALPGIREGGAWSLFGGGREPGDTSQEDALRRELREKAGFEPAALEPLTVELLTGADGLSVPVQIFTARWDGDPAGLRLAEGVVLGWFHPDAMPRLRLSPATLERVRGHAEYASRDRAAVDRPRAPGPAGSGAGGSGVPHIVGVHLYLERDGQVLLGLRHADSAYAGSTHHFLAGHCEQESAIACLVREAMEEAGLLIDPQDVELVHVVHTVDEPGATPRIGFVFRARRWTGTPEVREPDRCVSWGWWPADALPDPIVPYTRAAIEGIRAGRPYTELGWS is encoded by the coding sequence TTGTCGCCCACCCGCTCGCACATCCACGCTCTCGTCGCCGCCTACCTGGACCGCCATCCGGCCGAAGCACCGCTTCTGGCACCCCTGTTGAGGGCGCTGGACGACTGCGGTGATCCCACGAGCCGTGCCACCCTGCCCGGCCACGTGACCTGCAGCGCCGTGGTCGTGGACCGCCGGCGCCGCGTCCTGCACGTCCGTCACAACGCCACCGGCAAGCTGCTGGCACCGGGCGGGCACGTCGAGGCGGGCGACCGGACCCTGCTGGAAGCGGCACTGCGCGAGGTCCACGAGGAGGCCGGCATCCCGCCCGGGGCCCTGTGCGCCACCGCCGGGTACGGAGCGCAGCCCTTCGACATCGACGTCCACGACATCGACGCCAACCCGTCCAAGGGCGAAGGCGCCCACCAGCACTACGACTTCCGGTTCGTCCTCACGCTCGTCCACGACGACGCGGAGATCACGGTGCAGGCCGAGGAGGTTTCGGCCGCCGAGTGGCTCGCCTTCGACGAGGTCGGGTCCCCGACCCTGCGGACCAAGCTGTGCGCCTCCGCGCTCGACGGCCGGATCGAACCGGTGAACGCCTCGGCGTTGATCCACGACGGCCACGGCCGCTATCTGCTCCACCGGAGCGATGCCCTGCCCGGCATCCGGGAAGGGGGAGCGTGGTCCCTGTTCGGCGGTGGCCGCGAACCGGGCGACACCTCGCAGGAAGACGCCCTCCGCCGGGAGCTCCGGGAGAAGGCCGGGTTCGAGCCGGCCGCCCTGGAGCCCTTAACCGTCGAGCTCCTCACCGGCGCCGACGGTCTGAGCGTACCGGTCCAGATCTTCACGGCGCGGTGGGACGGGGACCCCGCCGGCCTTCGCCTCGCCGAAGGCGTGGTGCTCGGCTGGTTCCACCCCGACGCCATGCCCCGGCTGCGGCTGAGCCCCGCCACCCTGGAACGGGTGCGCGGGCACGCCGAGTACGCGTCCCGCGACCGGGCCGCGGTCGACCGGCCCCGCGCGCCCGGGCCGGCCGGGTCCGGGGCCGGCGGCTCCGGCGTTCCCCACATCGTCGGTGTGCACCTGTACCTGGAGCGCGACGGGCAAGTGCTGCTCGGCCTGCGGCACGCCGACTCCGCGTACGCGGGCTCCACCCATCATTTCCTCGCCGGGCACTGCGAGCAGGAGTCCGCGATCGCCTGCCTGGTCAGGGAGGCGATGGAGGAAGCCGGGCTGCTCATCGATCCGCAGGACGTCGAGCTGGTGCACGTGGTGCACACGGTGGACGAGCCCGGCGCGACGCCCCGGATCGGGTTCGTCTTCCGTGCCCGGCGGTGGACGGGGACACCGGAGGTGCGGGAGCCGGACCGGTGCGTCTCCTGGGGCTGGTGGCCCGCGGACGCCCTTCCCGACCCGATCGTCCCGTACACGCGGGCCGCGATCGAGGGCATCCGGGCCGGCCGTCCCTACACCGAACTCGGCTGGTCGTGA
- a CDS encoding helix-turn-helix domain-containing protein, which produces MVQHAPRHCDQCGCRLSQYNPDGLCAACTRARVPELPPPLVVPDRVWQDADVRQAFAALDFGEASRLIRQRGALRQEDVAELTGLSQGFLSMLESGSRRLTNIDKIIEFVAGLGAPTELVRLPLPRSSGAAPPPHAEQATGDLDPTLPWTAARMVAALDHAVGGNVIDRRKFVTVTGIALTAYVHHWGTAEAEPLRRAADGSRLSADLLDSLQATTDRLRIMDAGAGSGTLGELGDAHLELLRRLLRKASYTEDIGRRLAGIVADTATQTGWFAFDSGRHDHAQHYLLAALRAAKVSGDDRLGAGALSYLAVHGYSTGRPRTAVTAARAAREKIKTLGTPALEAMLLTRQARGHAKLGERQAALTALGEAAELCARGRSAADPHWLYWINEGEIHGQAGSAHLDLGDPPAAVAGFTAARKALNPADQRTNALFLSRAASAFLRQGELEAGCSAAHQALDLAVGLQSARLNEHIDAMVGELAPFGRDPYARDLTDRAALVTRTRSRT; this is translated from the coding sequence GTGGTCCAGCACGCGCCGCGGCACTGCGATCAGTGCGGCTGCCGGCTCAGCCAGTACAACCCGGACGGACTCTGCGCGGCCTGCACCCGCGCCCGGGTTCCCGAACTCCCCCCACCACTGGTCGTGCCGGACCGGGTCTGGCAGGACGCCGACGTCCGACAGGCCTTCGCGGCCTTGGACTTCGGCGAGGCCAGCCGTCTGATCAGGCAACGAGGCGCACTGCGCCAGGAGGACGTGGCCGAACTCACCGGACTGAGCCAGGGGTTCTTGTCCATGCTGGAGTCGGGCAGTCGTCGCCTCACCAACATCGACAAGATCATCGAGTTCGTCGCAGGCCTCGGCGCTCCCACCGAGCTCGTGCGGCTCCCGCTTCCCCGGTCGTCCGGGGCGGCTCCGCCACCGCACGCGGAGCAGGCGACAGGCGATCTCGACCCGACCCTGCCGTGGACCGCCGCCCGTATGGTGGCGGCACTGGACCACGCGGTGGGAGGCAACGTGATAGACCGCCGGAAGTTCGTCACGGTGACGGGGATCGCCCTCACCGCCTACGTCCACCACTGGGGCACGGCCGAAGCCGAGCCCCTCCGGCGGGCCGCCGACGGCAGCAGGCTCTCGGCGGACCTGCTGGACAGTCTGCAGGCGACCACCGACCGGCTGCGCATCATGGACGCCGGCGCCGGCAGCGGCACACTGGGCGAACTGGGCGACGCACACCTGGAACTGCTGAGGCGTCTCCTGCGGAAGGCGTCGTACACGGAGGACATCGGCCGGCGCCTGGCCGGCATCGTCGCCGACACCGCCACCCAGACCGGCTGGTTCGCCTTCGACTCCGGACGGCACGACCACGCCCAGCACTACCTGCTCGCGGCGCTGCGAGCCGCCAAGGTCTCCGGCGACGACCGCCTCGGCGCCGGCGCCCTCTCGTACCTCGCCGTCCACGGCTACTCCACCGGCCGGCCGCGTACGGCGGTCACCGCGGCGCGGGCCGCCCGAGAGAAGATCAAGACCCTCGGCACACCTGCCCTCGAAGCCATGCTGCTGACCAGGCAGGCACGGGGCCACGCCAAGCTGGGCGAACGGCAGGCAGCCCTCACCGCGCTCGGCGAGGCCGCCGAACTCTGTGCCCGCGGACGTTCCGCAGCGGATCCCCACTGGCTCTACTGGATCAACGAAGGCGAGATCCACGGGCAGGCCGGCAGCGCCCATCTCGACCTGGGCGATCCGCCCGCGGCCGTCGCCGGCTTCACCGCGGCACGCAAGGCACTGAACCCGGCGGACCAGCGCACCAACGCCCTGTTCCTCTCACGTGCTGCGTCCGCGTTCCTCAGGCAGGGCGAACTGGAGGCGGGGTGCTCTGCGGCGCACCAGGCGCTCGACCTCGCCGTAGGGCTCCAGTCGGCCCGGCTCAACGAGCACATCGACGCGATGGTGGGCGAGCTCGCCCCGTTCGGCCGGGACCCGTACGCTCGGGACCTGACCGACCGCGCCGCCCTCGTGACCCGGACCCGGAGCCGCACGTGA
- a CDS encoding SAM-dependent methyltransferase produces MHDPITLEAVAHVVGGHQEPADDYQGGVESIIRLRPELPLDTLQGLDSFSHLIVTWHFHLGSDADLHLGARSPRNNPDWEPTGTFVHRNHRRPNRMATSFPRLLKVDGRDLHVTDLDAVNGTPVYDIGPYFEQMAPRGPVTAPAWPAEMLEHYWDPAAERPA; encoded by the coding sequence GTGCACGACCCGATCACGCTGGAGGCCGTGGCCCATGTCGTCGGCGGCCACCAGGAGCCGGCGGACGACTACCAGGGCGGAGTCGAATCGATCATCCGACTGCGCCCGGAGCTCCCCCTGGACACCTTGCAGGGCCTCGACTCGTTCTCCCACCTGATCGTCACCTGGCACTTCCACCTCGGCTCCGACGCCGACCTCCACCTCGGAGCCCGCAGCCCGAGGAACAACCCGGACTGGGAGCCCACCGGCACCTTCGTGCACCGCAATCACAGGCGCCCCAACCGCATGGCGACGTCGTTTCCCCGGCTGCTCAAAGTCGACGGAAGAGACCTGCACGTCACCGATCTCGACGCCGTGAACGGAACCCCGGTCTACGACATCGGGCCGTACTTCGAGCAGATGGCACCCCGTGGTCCCGTCACCGCCCCGGCCTGGCCCGCGGAGATGCTGGAGCACTACTGGGACCCCGCTGCCGAGCGGCCCGCGTAG
- a CDS encoding XRE family transcriptional regulator gives MSSGTSAERRNEKLWWWVRQTGLSYAEFARELWITAKANGRPDLRPDRTRIGHWINDGQVPRQPLPEFLAQTVARLRGCIVEPADLGLPRTLPPSAGLGAVDVARAFARHATSSELAPSDVAELDLAVHELTAAYPNRPPGSLWDSAMRHRQTAHTLLHHRRHTLREGREIARHAGMLSVVLAWIAHDTGDHEAVAAFAADARTHGHQSDAPEVTAWAEDVLATDTLYDGRPLDALAAATRGLAVAPRGSHAAYRLTAQLARAHARLGDEDGYQEAARRTDAHRPALPQCRSGLFGFDRVGIDSFNASSFLWLGRPQKAHDAATAAIGQYRSMVAPAAAPTRLAVTGLDLALAHAALGDPDEAVRAGRAALLGVRVVDAVLDRAHQLDLDLRRRFPGRPITEDFRDQARAMRPVA, from the coding sequence GTGAGTTCCGGGACGTCGGCGGAGCGCCGAAACGAGAAATTGTGGTGGTGGGTCCGGCAAACCGGCCTCAGCTATGCGGAGTTCGCCCGCGAACTGTGGATCACCGCCAAGGCGAACGGTCGTCCCGACCTCCGGCCGGACCGCACGCGAATCGGCCACTGGATCAACGACGGGCAGGTACCGCGGCAACCCCTCCCGGAGTTCCTGGCCCAGACGGTCGCCAGGCTCCGTGGATGCATCGTCGAACCAGCCGATCTGGGGCTGCCGCGCACCCTGCCCCCGTCGGCCGGTCTCGGCGCCGTGGATGTCGCCCGTGCCTTCGCGCGACACGCCACCTCTTCGGAACTGGCGCCCTCCGATGTCGCCGAACTCGATCTGGCCGTCCACGAACTCACCGCCGCCTACCCCAACCGCCCTCCCGGCAGTCTGTGGGATTCGGCCATGAGGCACCGGCAGACGGCCCACACCCTGCTGCACCACCGGCGTCACACCCTGCGCGAGGGCCGCGAGATCGCGCGCCACGCCGGGATGCTGTCCGTCGTCCTCGCCTGGATCGCGCACGACACGGGTGATCACGAGGCTGTGGCGGCGTTCGCCGCCGACGCGCGCACCCACGGGCACCAGTCCGACGCACCCGAAGTGACGGCATGGGCGGAAGACGTCCTCGCGACCGACACCCTCTATGACGGCCGTCCGTTGGACGCGCTCGCCGCCGCGACCCGCGGGCTGGCCGTGGCCCCCCGCGGGAGTCACGCCGCCTACCGGCTGACGGCCCAGCTGGCCCGGGCCCACGCGCGTCTGGGTGACGAGGACGGCTACCAGGAGGCGGCTCGGCGCACCGACGCACACCGTCCGGCACTTCCCCAGTGCCGGAGTGGGCTCTTCGGGTTCGACCGTGTGGGAATCGACTCGTTCAACGCCTCGTCCTTCCTCTGGCTGGGGAGGCCCCAGAAGGCTCACGACGCGGCGACAGCCGCGATCGGCCAGTACCGGTCGATGGTGGCGCCCGCCGCCGCCCCCACGCGTCTGGCCGTCACCGGACTTGATCTCGCGCTGGCCCATGCCGCTCTGGGCGATCCGGACGAGGCCGTCCGCGCCGGCCGGGCAGCCCTGCTCGGTGTCAGGGTGGTCGACGCCGTCCTCGACCGCGCGCACCAGCTCGACCTCGACCTGCGGAGGCGGTTCCCCGGCAGGCCGATCACAGAGGACTTCCGGGACCAGGCCCGAGCCATGCGGCCCGTTGCCTGA
- a CDS encoding HAD family hydrolase, whose product MTQTRQTLVLWDIDRTLLYVGDVDRQVYRETFAEVVGRPAEHLPARGTGVTMPLAIRSLLVDNGVPEADVAELQRRMVELLPARLAAHGQDLRERGVLLPGAAAALRAVHEHPGLVPTAVTGNLKASALLKLAAFGLDGMLDPEIGGFASDDHHRPALVALAQKRAGAKHGTTFNRANTVVIGDSLEDVRTGREGGAAVIGVASGKTTATELSDSGADLVLDSLEDVARVLRGICELTGTGTSVRTGTGTGRRP is encoded by the coding sequence GTGACCCAGACCCGGCAGACCCTCGTCCTGTGGGACATCGACCGCACACTCCTGTACGTCGGTGACGTCGACCGGCAGGTCTACCGGGAGACGTTCGCCGAGGTCGTCGGCCGCCCCGCGGAGCACCTCCCGGCCCGCGGCACCGGCGTCACGATGCCGCTGGCGATCCGGTCGCTCCTCGTCGACAACGGTGTGCCGGAGGCGGACGTCGCCGAGCTGCAGCGGCGGATGGTGGAACTCCTGCCCGCACGCCTCGCGGCACACGGTCAGGATCTGCGGGAGCGGGGGGTCCTCCTGCCCGGTGCCGCCGCCGCCCTGCGCGCCGTGCACGAGCATCCCGGTCTCGTCCCGACCGCCGTGACCGGAAACCTCAAGGCGAGCGCGCTGCTGAAGCTCGCCGCCTTCGGCCTGGACGGCATGCTGGACCCGGAGATCGGCGGATTCGCCTCCGACGACCACCACCGGCCGGCGCTCGTCGCCCTCGCGCAGAAGCGGGCCGGGGCGAAGCACGGCACGACGTTCAACCGCGCGAACACCGTCGTCATCGGTGACTCTCTGGAGGACGTCCGTACCGGTCGTGAGGGCGGCGCGGCGGTCATCGGTGTGGCGTCGGGGAAGACGACGGCCACCGAGCTGAGCGACTCCGGTGCCGACCTCGTGCTCGACTCGCTTGAGGACGTCGCACGGGTGCTGAGGGGCATCTGCGAGCTCACGGGCACAGGTACGAGCGTGCGTACGGGTACGGGCACCGGCCGACGACCGTAG
- a CDS encoding class I SAM-dependent methyltransferase has product MTLFDSVHHHYARYRPGLPDDVVRLLASELAGAGEPRLLDLGAGTGQVALAMLPTLPPAARIDLVDRDEQMLRTALDELGPRLGTRTATVHAVPVEEFTPSLAGYRADLVTCCRAFHWMDRPAVLALADRVAAPAAPVAIMGDGSLWTHEAAWTAALKGLIQSHLGTDRRAGSTGTYREPARRYEDDLADSAFSEITEHRFPFVRAWTVGEVLGYLRSTSFARPGLFADHARFEEQARVLLERRARDEVLREEGVFTVLLARRPEAAQ; this is encoded by the coding sequence GTGACCCTGTTCGACTCGGTGCACCATCACTACGCCCGCTACCGGCCCGGACTGCCCGACGACGTGGTCCGGCTCCTGGCGTCGGAACTGGCCGGGGCCGGTGAGCCCCGGCTGCTGGACCTCGGCGCCGGCACCGGCCAGGTCGCCCTCGCCATGCTCCCCACTTTGCCTCCCGCGGCCCGCATCGACCTCGTCGACCGGGACGAGCAGATGCTCCGCACCGCGCTCGACGAGCTCGGCCCGCGCCTCGGCACGCGCACGGCCACCGTGCACGCCGTCCCCGTCGAGGAGTTCACGCCCTCGCTCGCGGGGTACCGGGCCGATCTGGTCACCTGCTGCCGGGCGTTCCACTGGATGGACCGCCCGGCCGTGCTCGCCCTGGCCGACCGGGTGGCCGCGCCCGCCGCGCCGGTCGCGATCATGGGCGACGGCAGCCTGTGGACCCACGAGGCCGCCTGGACCGCCGCACTCAAGGGCCTGATCCAGTCGCACCTCGGAACAGACCGGCGGGCCGGCAGCACGGGCACCTACCGTGAACCCGCCCGCCGCTACGAGGACGACCTGGCCGATTCCGCTTTCAGCGAGATCACCGAGCACCGCTTCCCCTTCGTACGTGCCTGGACGGTCGGCGAGGTGCTGGGGTACCTGCGGTCCACCAGCTTCGCCCGGCCCGGACTCTTCGCGGACCACGCCCGCTTCGAGGAGCAGGCCCGGGTGCTTCTCGAACGGCGGGCCCGGGACGAAGTCCTGCGTGAGGAAGGCGTGTTCACCGTCCTGCTCGCACGCCGGCCAGAGGCCGCGCAGTGA